The Streptomyces seoulensis genome contains a region encoding:
- a CDS encoding amino acid adenylation domain-containing protein produces MIAELFRDRAARTPGALAVSDGTTRLTYAELAAASEEFARGLVRLGVRRGDLVGLLGGRSAAGVVALVGTVLAGAAYLPLNPGWPATRLRQITDHARPRLVVGVPDAGTGSVPAAEVRAAGRTAAPLSEGAGDTPPAYVMFTSGSTGTPKGVVVEQRGVLRLVCASEHPWLPVGMRAAHGAAPEFDAATLEVWGALLNGGSLHIADAETMARPAAYAEFLRRERIEFAWLTAPLFHRMADHDPALFAGLRTLMTGGDVVSAGHAARVLARCPELALYNGYGPTENTVFTTVHRVTAPVPDPVPVGRAVAGTELYVCDQAGQPVPDGTEGELWVGGAGVARGYLGDLGLTAARFPGGRYRTGDLVTREKDGLVRFHGRADQQVKILGNLVEPAEVTAALLALPAVRQAHTVAVRDEAGEARLSAYAVTGMDPGALRTALAERLPRYLLPAHLTVLDRLPLNPNGKVDTARLPAPRTHGTHEDAPAPDELTGLWARVLGQDPAAIGPDSDFFALGGDSVRLGVLLDRIEARLGRRLGFRQVYAAPTLAGMRALLEHAGQASAPVPRGTGRTGPAHPAQRGLYALWQADPDSVAYNIPVRLDFGAPVGPERLQGALDALVERHEALRTRLTADADGIRQEVVDGVTVRLEPEDAEGEFVRPFDLAAPPLLRARRAGDRGLLLDLHHVVADGVSVRVLVRELLALLAGETPAPVPLRWLDAARWCAGRDDDLGPWLTSLAGAPGGGTLPTDRPRPPRPTDAGGRVRRDPVAADAVEKTARVHGTTPFVVLLAAYATALARVGGLTDLVVGTPVHGRGHHELADVVGMFVQTVPLRVRLEEDTTLGALVADLRESHQDALDRGAVPYDRLVRELGAGRPGLRDPLIDAFFGLQNLDSYEFAEAGLTASLDFLHPGTTRFDLNLQVHVRPDRLVCDLEHSTELYERASADHLLDSVLLALDEIATAPEGPVLRRLTAGAYASDADFDFGAAR; encoded by the coding sequence GCCCGCCCGCGCCTCGTCGTCGGCGTGCCGGACGCCGGGACGGGATCGGTGCCGGCGGCCGAGGTGAGGGCGGCCGGGCGCACCGCCGCGCCCCTGTCCGAGGGCGCCGGTGACACGCCCCCGGCCTACGTCATGTTCACCTCCGGCAGCACCGGCACCCCCAAGGGGGTCGTCGTCGAACAGCGGGGCGTGCTGCGGCTGGTGTGCGCGTCGGAGCACCCCTGGCTGCCGGTGGGGATGCGGGCCGCGCACGGTGCCGCCCCGGAGTTCGACGCCGCCACGCTGGAGGTGTGGGGCGCGCTGCTGAACGGGGGCTCGCTGCACATCGCCGACGCGGAGACCATGGCCCGCCCGGCCGCGTACGCGGAGTTCCTGCGCCGGGAGCGGATCGAGTTCGCCTGGCTGACGGCGCCCCTGTTCCACCGCATGGCCGACCACGACCCGGCCCTGTTCGCGGGCCTGCGCACCCTGATGACCGGCGGCGACGTCGTCTCCGCGGGGCACGCGGCACGGGTGCTCGCCCGCTGTCCGGAACTGGCGCTGTACAACGGCTACGGCCCCACCGAGAACACCGTCTTCACCACCGTGCACCGCGTCACCGCCCCCGTCCCGGACCCGGTGCCCGTCGGCCGGGCCGTCGCGGGCACCGAGCTGTACGTGTGCGACCAGGCCGGGCAGCCGGTGCCGGACGGCACCGAGGGCGAGCTGTGGGTGGGCGGCGCCGGGGTGGCGCGCGGCTACCTCGGTGACCTCGGGCTGACGGCGGCCCGCTTCCCCGGCGGCCGCTACCGCACCGGCGACCTGGTCACCCGCGAGAAGGACGGCCTGGTCCGCTTCCACGGGCGCGCCGACCAGCAGGTCAAGATCCTGGGCAACCTGGTGGAGCCCGCCGAGGTCACGGCCGCCCTGCTCGCCCTGCCCGCCGTACGCCAGGCCCACACGGTCGCCGTACGCGACGAGGCGGGGGAGGCCCGGCTGAGCGCGTACGCCGTCACCGGCATGGACCCCGGCGCCCTGCGCACGGCCCTCGCCGAACGGCTGCCCCGCTATCTGCTCCCCGCCCACCTCACCGTCCTGGACCGCCTGCCGCTGAACCCCAACGGCAAGGTCGACACCGCCCGGCTGCCCGCACCCCGGACGCACGGGACGCACGAGGACGCCCCGGCGCCGGACGAGCTGACCGGGCTGTGGGCGCGGGTGCTCGGCCAGGACCCGGCGGCCATCGGCCCCGACAGCGACTTCTTCGCCCTCGGCGGCGACTCCGTACGCCTGGGCGTCCTGCTCGACCGGATCGAGGCCCGCCTCGGCCGCAGGCTCGGCTTCCGCCAGGTCTACGCGGCCCCCACCCTGGCCGGGATGCGCGCCCTGCTGGAGCATGCCGGCCAGGCCAGCGCGCCCGTACCGCGCGGCACCGGCCGCACCGGCCCGGCGCACCCCGCCCAGCGCGGGCTGTACGCCCTCTGGCAGGCCGACCCGGACTCGGTCGCGTACAACATCCCCGTACGCCTGGACTTCGGGGCGCCCGTCGGCCCCGAGCGGCTCCAGGGCGCCCTGGACGCCCTGGTCGAGCGGCACGAGGCTCTGCGTACGCGGCTGACCGCCGACGCGGACGGCATCCGGCAGGAGGTCGTCGACGGGGTCACCGTGCGCCTCGAACCCGAGGACGCGGAAGGCGAGTTCGTACGTCCCTTCGACCTCGCCGCGCCCCCGCTGCTGCGCGCCCGCCGCGCCGGTGACCGGGGGCTGCTGCTGGATCTGCACCACGTCGTGGCCGACGGCGTCTCGGTCCGCGTCCTCGTGCGGGAACTGCTCGCCCTGCTCGCCGGAGAGACGCCCGCCCCCGTGCCGCTGCGCTGGCTGGACGCGGCCCGCTGGTGCGCCGGGCGGGACGACGACCTCGGCCCCTGGCTGACCTCGCTCGCCGGAGCACCCGGCGGCGGCACCCTGCCCACCGACCGGCCGCGCCCGCCGCGCCCCACCGACGCGGGCGGCCGGGTGCGGCGCGACCCGGTCGCCGCCGACGCGGTGGAGAAGACGGCCCGCGTGCACGGCACCACCCCGTTCGTGGTGCTGCTCGCCGCCTACGCCACCGCCCTGGCCCGCGTCGGTGGCCTCACCGACCTGGTGGTCGGCACCCCCGTGCACGGCCGCGGCCACCACGAACTCGCCGACGTGGTCGGCATGTTCGTGCAGACCGTGCCGCTGCGCGTCCGGCTGGAGGAGGACACCACGCTCGGCGCCCTGGTGGCGGACCTGCGCGAGAGCCACCAGGACGCCCTGGACCGGGGCGCCGTCCCCTACGACCGGCTGGTGCGCGAGCTGGGCGCGGGCCGGCCCGGACTGCGCGACCCGCTGATCGACGCCTTCTTCGGCCTGCAGAACCTCGACTCCTACGAGTTCGCCGAGGCCGGGCTCACCGCCTCGCTGGACTTCCTCCACCCCGGCACCACCCGGTTCGACCTCAACCTCCAGGTCCACGTCCGCCCCGACCGCCTGGTGTGCGACCTGGAGCACTCCACCGAGCTGTACGAACGGGCCTCCGCCGACCACCTGCTGGACTCCGTCCTGCTGGCACTGGACGAGATCGCCACCGCCCCCGAGGGGCCGGTGCTGCGGCGCCTCACGGCGGGCGCCTACGCCAGCGACGCCGACTTCGACTTTGGAGCAGCACGATGA
- a CDS encoding non-ribosomal peptide synthetase: MTTLRGSQALNEYPEQTRYWRRWAGALDAATLLHHDLLAGTGPEDPATGVWEQDLDTEAVARASALTGDEPTLAQVFVTAAVAAVAATETDSARVCVRTRAGDRDFPVLVDVGTDTRALLTEVRRAYREGAAHLDVPPAQVLAAEGVVPTDLAVLPYPQDTLPDGITAGFAVRGGRLRLTYRADLLLPGTARRLAGRFARAHARIAALGPVHGTPDPAETELLARANRTAHGYEPGTLLHEFVQHTAARHPDRPAVLDGSGLTYAEFNARANQLARHLRELGAAPGGIVAVALPRSPEALIAFHAVLKSGAAYLPVDPALPEARRRHMVTHSGARIAVGTDCPGATRLVDPADPALAALDGTDLPPLATESDLAYVIYTSGSTGRPKGVMVEHRAIVNRLRWMQRQYPLTPGDVILHKTPTAFDVSLWEIFWWALAGCAVSTLPSGDERDPAALVRRMTEHGVTTAHFVPSMLQAFLAHLADGTAPTGLRRIFASGEALPADAIPALARAFPGPDAPALVNLYGPTEAAVDVTHHDCTGHDPRRPVPLGTPIDNIRLRVLTRDGGPAPVGVPGELYLSGAGLARGYLGAPGLTAERFVPDPTAPGERCYRTGDAARWREDGTVEYLGRLDDQVKVRGHRIEPGEIEHVLTALPGVTECAVALHEGALRAYVVSARPDTEALRAGLARQLPSYMVPARFVTVAEIPRTPNGKRDLKALAALPATPGTGRVAPRTPLEEELAGIFAAALGREDLGVTDNFFELGGDSIKFIGVLAAARRAGLDFTFQELFAHPTVALLAPLVRRAGPDAPEAPAPFAALTPADRAALPADAEAAYPLSSLQAGLLYEIATRDAAVYHDVSGYRYDAPLDPARFRRAATEAARRHPMLRTSFHAAGFSRPTQVVHRDTPDWCTTVDLTGRDPDAQRAYLEKATAEELATGFPEGTVGPVRMRLCLLGGDRHHLLLSYHAAALDGWSVNRLLYDLFDLCFDASATAGRPGTDYAEFVALEQRAVASEEARDFWLTRLDGADATALPRNPGAGLDPAETVRTLDVPLDAGLGPELLATAARLGVPVKSVLLAAHTAVLSFAAGRDDITTGYEHSGRPERQDAERTLGLFLNTLPFRVRTDAPSWADLVRRVYDEESALLPHRRYPMGEMARHLRRPLFEAVFNFTHFHVLGALARRHGARLHRVSVHSQTEFPLRAEFSRDALDDTVGLQLHYDGSVFDRAGVERFGGYYLRALRALAADPDAPPFARTFMSEEERDWLARHRTGPVREVPGTTLLDRFADTAARHPERTAVGHGPDTLTYAELDRASDRLARALTARGAAPGDVVAVRMPRGLPWAVSLLGVMKAGAVYLPQEPGDPAERLRHAVTRSGCRHILDPAEYTALLAPPETGTDSDGTPPAHRPGPDDPAYVIFTSGSTGEPKGAVVEHRGMLNHLQAKVDDLALTGDDVVSQVASQCFDISVWQLVAPWLTGGRSVIHDRVTDPADFLDTVVSEGVSVLEVVPSLLDALLDTLRAAPRELPRLRWLMVTGEAFAPALARRWFAAYPAIPVVNAYGPTEASDDITHHILRAPVHTERVPVGAPVINTTLHVLAENGTPVPPGTLGEIHVTGPCVGAGYVNDPERTAAAFPANTLDTTSARAYRTGDLGRWLPDGTLDCVGRRDQQVKLRGHRVELPEIEQTLTRIEGVDQAFAEVRRDGGRTLLAVWYTGDAEPGAGRLREEAARLLPAYMLPDVVARLDEVPLNRNGKADRNALAARPLPALTARTPEPPADDTERAIVRLFADALGVPEESVGADDDFFDLGGHSLAAMAVAARSDGLVTVRGLLQGRTARALARGAAGTGGLLVELAAAEDPELTVVCFPYAGGSPVGYLPLAKALEDTGPVRFRALDLREEGVPATGALLRDLAAELADVTGPLVLLGHCAGAGIALALARALPSRPPVVLVGRALKSTDPADHPVAEVTAASEETVATWVVPGEPGAPAPDTGPAVLRALRRDTALGNAFLRELLTAPVRADHPLTVVLAADDPVTRGHEDTVARWGLLARTPHVVRTEDGGHYLNQSRPHLLASVLRRSAADGAPEGPHAVRQRP, from the coding sequence ATGACCACGTTGCGCGGCAGCCAGGCCCTGAACGAGTACCCGGAGCAGACCCGGTACTGGCGGCGGTGGGCCGGGGCGCTCGACGCGGCCACCCTGCTCCACCACGACCTCCTCGCGGGCACCGGCCCCGAGGACCCGGCCACCGGGGTGTGGGAGCAGGACCTCGACACCGAGGCCGTCGCCCGCGCGAGCGCGCTGACCGGTGACGAACCCACGCTGGCCCAGGTGTTCGTCACCGCCGCCGTCGCGGCCGTCGCCGCCACCGAGACCGACAGCGCGCGGGTCTGCGTCCGCACCCGCGCCGGGGACCGGGACTTCCCCGTGCTCGTCGACGTCGGCACCGACACCCGCGCCCTGCTCACCGAGGTCCGCCGCGCCTACCGCGAGGGCGCCGCCCACCTCGACGTGCCGCCCGCCCAGGTGCTGGCCGCCGAGGGCGTCGTCCCCACCGACCTCGCCGTGCTGCCGTACCCGCAGGACACGCTGCCGGACGGGATCACCGCCGGGTTCGCGGTGCGCGGCGGCAGGCTGCGGCTGACCTACCGCGCCGACCTCCTGCTGCCCGGCACCGCACGGCGCCTGGCCGGGCGGTTCGCGCGGGCCCACGCCCGGATCGCCGCCCTCGGCCCGGTGCACGGCACACCGGACCCGGCGGAGACGGAGCTCCTCGCGCGGGCCAACCGCACCGCCCACGGCTACGAACCCGGCACCCTGCTGCACGAGTTCGTCCAGCACACCGCCGCCCGGCACCCGGACCGCCCGGCCGTGCTCGACGGAAGCGGCCTGACCTACGCCGAGTTCAACGCCCGCGCCAACCAGCTCGCCCGGCACCTGCGCGAACTGGGCGCCGCACCCGGTGGAATCGTCGCCGTCGCCCTGCCCCGCAGCCCCGAGGCGCTGATCGCCTTCCACGCCGTGCTCAAGTCGGGCGCCGCCTACCTGCCCGTCGACCCGGCCCTGCCCGAGGCGCGCCGCCGCCACATGGTCACCCACAGCGGCGCCCGGATCGCGGTCGGCACCGACTGCCCCGGCGCCACCCGCCTGGTGGACCCCGCCGACCCGGCGCTCGCCGCGCTCGACGGCACCGACCTGCCCCCGCTCGCCACCGAGAGCGACCTCGCCTACGTCATCTACACCTCCGGCTCCACCGGCCGCCCCAAGGGCGTCATGGTGGAACACCGGGCGATCGTGAACCGGCTGCGCTGGATGCAGCGGCAGTACCCGCTCACCCCCGGCGACGTCATCCTGCACAAGACACCCACCGCGTTCGACGTCTCCCTGTGGGAGATCTTCTGGTGGGCGCTCGCGGGCTGCGCGGTGAGCACCCTGCCCTCCGGCGACGAACGCGACCCGGCCGCCCTCGTCCGCCGGATGACCGAACACGGCGTGACCACCGCGCACTTCGTGCCCTCCATGCTGCAGGCGTTCCTCGCCCACCTCGCCGACGGCACCGCGCCCACCGGGCTGCGCCGGATCTTCGCCAGCGGCGAGGCGCTGCCCGCCGACGCGATACCCGCCCTCGCCCGCGCCTTCCCCGGCCCCGACGCCCCGGCACTGGTCAACCTGTACGGGCCGACCGAGGCCGCCGTCGACGTCACCCACCACGACTGCACCGGCCACGACCCGCGCCGCCCGGTCCCGCTCGGCACCCCCATCGACAACATCCGGCTGCGCGTCCTCACCCGCGACGGCGGCCCCGCCCCGGTCGGCGTGCCGGGCGAGCTGTACCTGAGCGGGGCCGGTCTGGCCCGCGGCTACCTGGGCGCCCCCGGCCTGACCGCCGAGCGCTTCGTGCCCGACCCGACCGCGCCCGGCGAACGCTGCTACCGCACCGGCGACGCGGCCCGCTGGCGGGAGGACGGCACGGTCGAGTACCTGGGCCGGCTCGACGACCAGGTGAAGGTGCGCGGCCACCGCATCGAGCCCGGCGAGATCGAGCACGTCCTCACCGCGCTCCCCGGGGTCACCGAGTGCGCGGTGGCCCTGCACGAAGGCGCCCTGCGCGCGTACGTCGTGTCGGCGCGGCCGGACACGGAGGCCCTGCGCGCGGGGCTCGCCCGGCAGTTGCCCTCCTACATGGTCCCGGCCCGGTTCGTGACCGTGGCGGAGATCCCGCGCACCCCCAACGGCAAACGGGACCTGAAGGCCCTCGCCGCGCTGCCGGCCACTCCGGGCACCGGCCGGGTGGCCCCTCGTACCCCGCTGGAGGAGGAGCTGGCCGGGATCTTCGCCGCCGCGCTCGGCCGGGAGGACCTCGGGGTCACGGACAACTTCTTCGAACTCGGCGGCGACTCCATCAAGTTCATCGGCGTGCTGGCCGCCGCCCGGCGCGCCGGGCTCGACTTCACCTTCCAGGAACTGTTCGCCCACCCCACCGTCGCCCTGCTCGCCCCCCTGGTCCGCCGGGCCGGACCCGACGCGCCCGAGGCACCGGCCCCCTTCGCCGCCCTGACCCCCGCCGACCGGGCCGCGCTGCCCGCCGACGCCGAGGCCGCGTACCCCCTCTCCAGCCTCCAGGCCGGGCTGCTCTACGAGATCGCCACCCGTGACGCCGCCGTCTACCACGACGTCTCCGGCTACCGCTACGACGCCCCGCTGGACCCCGCCCGCTTCCGGCGCGCCGCGACCGAGGCGGCCCGCCGCCACCCGATGCTGCGCACCTCCTTCCACGCAGCCGGCTTCTCCCGGCCCACCCAGGTCGTCCACCGCGACACCCCCGACTGGTGCACCACCGTCGACCTCACCGGCCGGGACCCCGACGCCCAGCGCGCCTACCTGGAGAAGGCGACCGCCGAGGAACTCGCCACCGGCTTCCCCGAGGGCACCGTCGGCCCCGTACGGATGCGGCTGTGCCTGCTCGGCGGCGACCGCCACCACCTGCTGCTCAGCTACCACGCGGCCGCCCTGGACGGCTGGAGCGTCAACCGGCTGCTCTACGACCTGTTCGACCTCTGCTTCGACGCCAGCGCGACCGCCGGCCGGCCCGGCACCGACTACGCGGAGTTCGTCGCCCTGGAACAGCGGGCCGTCGCCTCCGAGGAGGCCCGCGACTTCTGGCTCACCCGGCTCGACGGCGCCGACGCCACCGCGCTGCCCCGCAACCCCGGCGCCGGCCTCGACCCCGCCGAGACCGTCCGCACCCTCGACGTGCCCCTCGACGCCGGCCTCGGCCCCGAGCTGCTCGCCACCGCCGCGCGGCTCGGCGTCCCCGTCAAGTCCGTACTGCTCGCCGCGCACACCGCCGTGCTCTCCTTCGCCGCCGGACGCGACGACATCACCACCGGCTACGAACACAGCGGGCGCCCCGAGCGGCAGGACGCCGAACGCACCCTCGGTCTCTTCCTGAACACCCTCCCCTTCCGCGTCCGCACCGACGCCCCGAGCTGGGCCGACCTGGTCCGGCGGGTCTACGACGAGGAGAGCGCACTCCTGCCGCACCGCCGCTACCCCATGGGCGAGATGGCCCGGCACCTGCGCCGCCCGCTGTTCGAGGCCGTCTTCAACTTCACCCACTTCCACGTCCTCGGCGCCCTGGCCCGTCGCCACGGCGCCCGGCTGCACCGGGTCTCCGTGCACAGCCAGACCGAGTTCCCGCTGCGCGCCGAGTTCTCCCGCGACGCCCTCGACGACACCGTGGGCCTGCAACTCCACTACGACGGCTCGGTGTTCGACCGGGCCGGGGTGGAGCGGTTCGGCGGCTACTACCTGCGCGCGCTGCGCGCCCTGGCCGCCGACCCCGACGCCCCGCCCTTCGCCCGCACCTTCATGAGCGAGGAGGAGCGCGACTGGCTCGCCCGCCACCGGACCGGCCCGGTCCGGGAGGTGCCCGGCACCACCCTCCTCGACCGGTTCGCCGACACCGCCGCCCGCCACCCGGAGCGCACCGCCGTCGGCCACGGCCCCGACACCCTCACCTACGCCGAACTCGACCGCGCCTCGGACCGGTTGGCCCGCGCCCTCACCGCACGCGGCGCCGCACCCGGTGACGTGGTCGCGGTGCGCATGCCACGCGGGCTGCCCTGGGCGGTGAGCCTGCTCGGCGTCATGAAGGCGGGCGCCGTCTACCTGCCGCAGGAACCCGGCGACCCCGCCGAACGCCTCCGGCACGCCGTGACCCGCAGCGGCTGCCGCCACATCCTCGACCCGGCCGAGTACACCGCCCTGCTCGCCCCGCCCGAGACCGGCACCGACTCCGACGGCACCCCGCCCGCGCACCGCCCCGGCCCCGACGACCCGGCCTACGTCATCTTCACCTCCGGCTCCACCGGCGAACCCAAGGGTGCCGTCGTCGAGCACCGGGGGATGCTCAACCACCTCCAGGCCAAGGTGGACGACCTCGCGCTGACCGGTGACGACGTGGTCTCCCAGGTCGCCTCCCAGTGCTTCGACATCTCCGTGTGGCAGCTCGTCGCCCCCTGGCTCACCGGCGGACGCAGCGTCATCCACGACCGGGTGACCGACCCCGCCGACTTCCTGGACACCGTCGTCTCCGAAGGCGTGAGCGTGCTGGAGGTCGTGCCCTCCCTGCTCGACGCCCTGCTGGACACCCTCCGCGCCGCCCCGCGCGAACTGCCCCGGCTGCGCTGGCTGATGGTCACCGGCGAGGCGTTCGCCCCCGCCCTGGCCCGCCGCTGGTTCGCCGCGTACCCCGCGATCCCGGTGGTCAACGCCTACGGGCCCACCGAGGCGTCCGACGACATCACCCACCACATCCTGCGCGCCCCGGTGCACACCGAGCGCGTCCCCGTGGGCGCCCCGGTCATCAACACCACGCTGCACGTCCTCGCCGAGAACGGCACCCCGGTCCCGCCCGGCACCCTCGGCGAGATCCATGTGACGGGCCCCTGCGTCGGCGCCGGATACGTCAACGACCCCGAGCGCACCGCCGCGGCCTTCCCCGCCAACACCCTGGACACCACCTCCGCCCGCGCCTACCGCACCGGCGACCTCGGCCGCTGGCTGCCCGACGGCACCCTGGACTGCGTCGGGCGCCGGGATCAGCAGGTCAAGCTGCGCGGGCACCGCGTCGAACTCCCCGAGATCGAGCAGACGCTGACCCGGATCGAGGGCGTCGACCAGGCGTTCGCCGAGGTCCGCCGGGACGGCGGGCGCACCCTGCTCGCCGTCTGGTACACCGGCGACGCCGAGCCCGGCGCGGGACGGCTGCGCGAGGAGGCCGCCCGGCTGCTGCCCGCCTACATGCTGCCCGACGTGGTCGCCCGGCTGGACGAGGTGCCGCTCAACCGCAACGGCAAGGCCGACCGCAACGCCTTGGCCGCCCGCCCGCTGCCCGCGCTCACCGCCCGCACCCCCGAACCGCCCGCCGACGACACCGAGCGCGCGATCGTCCGGCTGTTCGCCGACGCGCTCGGCGTGCCCGAGGAGTCAGTCGGCGCCGACGACGACTTCTTCGACCTCGGCGGCCACTCCCTCGCCGCGATGGCGGTGGCCGCGCGCTCCGACGGCCTGGTCACCGTGCGCGGACTGCTCCAGGGCCGTACCGCCCGCGCCCTGGCCCGCGGTGCGGCCGGCACCGGCGGGCTGCTGGTGGAGCTGGCCGCCGCTGAGGACCCGGAACTGACCGTGGTCTGCTTCCCGTACGCGGGCGGCTCCCCGGTCGGCTACCTGCCGCTCGCCAAGGCGCTGGAGGACACCGGCCCGGTCCGGTTCCGCGCGCTCGACCTGCGCGAGGAGGGCGTACCCGCCACCGGCGCCCTGCTGCGCGACCTGGCCGCCGAACTCGCCGACGTCACCGGGCCGCTCGTCCTGCTCGGCCACTGCGCCGGCGCCGGAATCGCGCTCGCCCTCGCCCGCGCGCTGCCTTCCCGGCCGCCCGTCGTCCTGGTCGGGCGGGCCCTGAAGTCCACCGATCCCGCCGACCACCCGGTGGCCGAGGTGACCGCCGCCTCCGAGGAGACCGTCGCCACCTGGGTCGTACCCGGCGAGCCCGGCGCCCCCGCGCCCGACACCGGGCCCGCCGTGCTGCGGGCGCTGCGCCGGGACACCGCGCTCGGCAACGCCTTCCTGCGCGAGCTGCTCACCGCCCCGGTCCGCGCCGACCACCCGCTGACCGTGGTCCTCGCGGCCGACGACCCGGTGACCCGCGGCCACGAGGACACCGTCGCCCGCTGGGGCCTGCTGGCCCGCACCCCGCACGTCGTCCGCACCGAGGACGGCGGCCACTACCTCAACCAGTCCCGACCCCACCTGCTGGCCTCCGTCCTGCGACGGTCCGCCGCCGACGGAGCACCGGAGGGCCCGCATGCTGTACGACAGCGCCCATGA
- the sbnA gene encoding 2,3-diaminopropionate biosynthesis protein SbnA, which yields MLYDSAHDAGDPHCFVRLAGFLPHAETWLKLEAQNPAGSIKIKAARAMITAAEEAGRIGPGTRLIESTSGNLGIALASICAARGYPITLVTDPNANYRSVQQMRALGADVVIVDQRDANDGFLGSRIAHISLKLAADPALVWLNQYANPANVAAHREGTAVEITEGFGVPDRLFVGVGTSGTLMGCLEHFARIGAPTVVVGVDAVGSVTFGGPAARRLIPGLGSSRVPEIFRRGEHGRYERMLVPEPDAIVACRRTAADHGLLVGGSTGTVLAAVRASAHRIPAGSRVLAVSPDHGHAYLDTVYDDTWVAAHYGQDFLKDIGGRPLPPARTPVTAESESSK from the coding sequence ATGCTGTACGACAGCGCCCATGACGCCGGGGACCCGCACTGCTTCGTGCGGCTCGCCGGGTTCCTGCCGCACGCCGAGACCTGGCTGAAGCTGGAGGCGCAGAACCCGGCCGGCTCCATCAAGATCAAGGCCGCCCGCGCGATGATCACCGCCGCCGAGGAGGCCGGCCGGATCGGCCCCGGCACCCGGCTGATCGAGTCCACCTCCGGCAACCTCGGCATCGCGCTCGCCTCGATCTGCGCGGCCCGCGGCTACCCGATCACCCTGGTCACCGACCCGAACGCCAACTACCGCAGCGTGCAGCAGATGCGGGCGCTCGGCGCCGACGTGGTCATCGTCGACCAGCGCGACGCCAACGACGGCTTCCTCGGCTCCCGCATCGCCCACATCAGCCTCAAGCTCGCCGCCGACCCGGCGCTGGTGTGGCTCAACCAGTACGCCAACCCGGCCAACGTCGCCGCCCACCGCGAGGGCACCGCCGTCGAGATCACCGAGGGGTTCGGGGTGCCCGACCGGCTGTTCGTCGGCGTCGGCACCTCCGGCACGCTGATGGGCTGCCTGGAGCACTTCGCCCGCATCGGCGCGCCCACGGTCGTCGTCGGCGTCGACGCGGTCGGCTCGGTCACCTTCGGCGGCCCCGCCGCCCGGCGGCTCATCCCCGGCCTCGGCTCCAGCCGGGTGCCGGAGATCTTCCGACGCGGCGAACACGGCCGCTACGAACGGATGCTGGTGCCCGAACCGGACGCCATAGTCGCCTGCCGCCGCACCGCGGCCGACCACGGACTGCTGGTCGGCGGCTCCACCGGCACCGTGCTCGCCGCCGTACGCGCGAGCGCGCACCGCATACCGGCGGGCAGCCGGGTGCTGGCCGTCTCCCCGGACCACGGCCACGCCTATCTGGACACCGTCTACGACGACACCTGGGTGGCCGCCCACTACGGCCAGGACTTCCTGAAGGACATCGGGGGGCGGCCGCTGCCGCCCGCCCGGACGCCGGTGACGGCAGAGAGCGAGAGCAGCAAGTGA